A genomic region of Cannabis sativa cultivar Pink pepper isolate KNU-18-1 chromosome 1, ASM2916894v1, whole genome shotgun sequence contains the following coding sequences:
- the LOC115706302 gene encoding uncharacterized protein LOC115706302, with product MHNTTRVAVVGTGISGAVSASILARNGLSVTLFESARGPGGRMSQRRETTEDGTELMFDHGAPFFTSSNNGVLGLVKEWQLRGLVAEWKEKFGSFDCTSSKFTDTEQDQVCKRYVGVPGMNSICKALCREPGVEARFGTSVGRLDWLQNENLWMVTALDGQNLGHFNGVVVSDKNILLPPITSVTGRPQPLDLKLVPEIADKLQDIPIPVHPCFALMLAFAEPLSSIPLKGFSIKNSEVLSWAHCDSSKPGRSANSERWILHSTAEYAQSIISQTGLQKPSDALLKRVSEELLQALQMTGINVSQPFFMKAHRWGSAFPATSIAGEEKCLWDRKKRLAVCGDFCVSPNVEGAIISGMAAASKLKEILLSCL from the exons ATGCATAATACTACTAGGGTTGCTGTTGTGGGAACTGGAA TTTCAGGAGCAGTTTCTGCCTCAATTCTCGCTCGAAATGGTTTATCTGTTACCTTGTTCGAATCTGCCAGAGGCCCTGGAGGCCGCATGTCTCAGCGAAG AGAAACTACTGAAGATGGGACGGAATTAATGTTTGATCATGGTGCTCCATTTTTCACCTCCAGCAACAATGGGGTACTGGGTCTTGTTAAGGAGTGGCAACTTAGAGGACTTGTAGCTGAGTGGAAGGAAAAGTTTGGGTCCTTTGATTGTACCTCCAGCAAATTCACTGATACAGAACAG GACCAAGTATGTAAAAGATATGTGGGTGTTCCGGGAATGAATTCTATTTGCAAAGCATTATGCCGTGAGCCTG gAGTGGAAGCTAGGTTTGGTACAAGCGTTGGGAGATTGGATTGGCTACAGAATGAAAATCTGTGGATGGTGACAGCCTTGGATGGACAGAATCTTGGCCACTTCAATGGTGTAGTAGTATCagataaaaatattttgttgccACCAATTACAAGTGTAACAGGACGACCACAACCACTTG ATTTGAAGTTGGTTCCAGAGATAGCAGATAAGCTGCAAGACATTCCTATTCCTGTTCACCCATGTTTTGCTCTCATGCTAGCATTTGCAGAACCTCTATCTTCA ATACCCTTGAAAGGCTTCTCAATAAAAAATTCTGAAGTTTTAAGCTGGGCTCACTGTGACAGCAGCAAACCTGGGCGTTCTGCTaatag TGAACGATGGATATTGCATTCTACTGCGGAGTATGCTCAGAGTATAATCTCACAAACTGGACTTCAAAAACCTTCTGATGCATTATTGAAAAGAGTTTCTGAAGAGCTACTTCAAGCACTACAAATGACAGGAATAAATGTTTCTCAGCCCTTTTTCATGAAAGCTCATAGATG GGGAAGCGCCTTTCCAGCTACGAGCATAGCGGGAGAGGAGAAATGTCTTTGGGATAGGAAAAAGAGGCTTGCCGTATGTGGTGATTTTTGTGTTAGTCCCAATGTCGAAGGTGCCATAATTAGTGGCATGGCTGCGGCCTCTAAACTTAAGGAGATACTCCTTAGCTGCTTGTAG
- the LOC115706303 gene encoding photosystem II 10 kDa polypeptide, chloroplastic gives MAASVMASVSLKPAPFRLEKSSVRGLPSLSRASYSFKVEASGVKKIKTDKPYGINGSMDLRDGVDASGRKPKGKGVYQYVDKYGANVDGYSPIYNADEWSPSGDVYVGGTTGLAIWAVTLLGILAGGALLVYNTSALAQ, from the exons ATGGCAGCCTCAGTTATGGCATCAGTGAGCCTCAAACCAGCTCCCTTTAGACTTGAAAAGTCTTCTGTGAGAGGCCTTCCTTCTCTCTCTAGAGCTTCTTACTCCTTCAAGGTAGAGGCTAGTGGAGTCAAGAAAATCAAGACCGACAAGCCATATG GAATTAACGGTAGCATGGACTTGAGGGATGGAGTTGATGCCTCTGGAAGGAAGCCTaag GGAAAGGGTGTGTACCAGTATGTAGACAAATATGGTGCTAATGTCGATGGATACAG TCCAATCTACAACGCTGATGAGTGGTCTCCTTCTGGTGATGTCTATGTTGGAG GTACAACTGGATTGGCCATATGGGCTGTTACTCTGCTTGGGATTCTTGCAGGAGGTGCTCTCCTTGTCTACAACACAAGTGCATTGGCACAGTAG
- the LOC115706300 gene encoding uncharacterized protein LOC115706300: MASAACVNNIGVSAENFLDCPPPTSYPSYGWLSPRISFSREVPDDDLLGLSGAGVEKTSDPSLTLDPESSVGDFEFRLHDPVAMLPADKLFSDGKLVPLHLASIKPSCVDEMTSTGGIRSPETGKFCRRNDISTTDPYLFSPKAPRCSSRWRELLGLKRLCNTNQKAESQKTVSSSSSSFSSSAPKSFKNFLHRSSRSSSSSSSSSNSLETSLSLPLLKDSDCESVSISSRLSLSSSSSSHEHDDLPRHSLDSDKPNTNPISIHRNPNNPPRMRMVKPRPASVSSESLNQRPLIDHPTAATRVGRTPLRKSTGGESNGVGSSRGVSVDSPRMNSSGKIVFQSLERSSSSPSSFNGGPRYKHRGMERSYSANVRVTPVLNVPVCSLRGSSKSVSVFGFGQLFSSPQKRSEGSANGGAGSNKTHVHGHGYGHSYSHSHSHGHGYGQSRNRSERT, encoded by the coding sequence ATGGCATCGGCCGCTTGCGTCAACAACATAGGAGTTTCGGCTGAGAATTTTCTCGACTGTCCGCCGCCTACTTCTTATCCTTCCTATGGATGGCTCAGTCCTCGTATTTCTTTCAGTCGTGAGGTTCCTGATGATGATCTTTTGGGTCTTTCCGGTGCTGGTGTTGAGAAGACGTCGGATCCGTCGTTGACGTTAGATCCGGAGTCATCCGTTGGTGATTTTGAGTTTAGGCTTCACGATCCGGTTGCTATGCTCCCTGCTGATAAGCTTTTCTCTGATGGGAAGCTTGTTCCTCTGCACCTTGCTTCGATTAAACCGTCGTGTGTTGATGAGATGACTTCTACGGGGGGGATTCGGTCGCCGGAGACTGGGAAGTTTTGCCGGAGGAATGATATTTCTACTACTGATCCGTATTTGTTTTCTCCCAAGGCGCCGAGATGCTCGAGCCGGTGGAGGGAGCTGTTAGGGTTGAAGAGACTCTGTAATACGAATCAGAAGGCGGAGAGTCAGAAAACAGTGTCGTCTTCTTCGTCTTCATTTAGCTCAAGTGCTCCCAAATCTTTTAAGAATTTCCTGCACCGTAGTTCGAGATCTTCATCGTCGTCGTCTTCTTCGTCTAACTCTTTAGAGACTTCTTTGTCTCTGCCGTTGTTGAAGGACTCGGATTGCGAGTCCGTTTCTATTTCGTCACGGCTCTCGCTTTCTTCATCGTCTTCGAGCCACGAACATGATGATCTTCCAAGACACTCGCTCGACTCAGACAAGCCAAATACGAACCCGATTTCGATTCACCGGAATCCAAACAACCCTCCAAGAATGCGAATGGTAAAACCTCGACCTGCCTCGGTCTCGTCGGAGAGCCTCAATCAGAGACCGTTGATAGACCATCCAACAGCAGCCACGAGAGTGGGACGGACCCCATTGCGCAAGTCGACAGGGGGAGAATCAAATGGGGTGGGAAGCAGCAGGGGAGTTTCAGTGGACAGCCCGAGAATGAACTCATCTGGTAAGATTGTGTTTCAAAGCTTGGAGAGAAGCTCAAGCAGCCCAAGCAGCTTTAATGGCGGTCCCAGATACAAGCACCGTGGAATGGAGCGCTCATACTCAGCCAACGTAAGAGTAACACCGGTTCTAAACGTACCGGTTTGTTCTCTTAGAGGGTCTTCTAAATCAGTCTCGGTCTTTGGATTCGGCCAGCTCTTTTCGTCTCCGCAGAAAAGATCAGAAGGAAGTGCTAACGGCGGAGCAGGAAGCAACAAAACCCACGTTCACGGTCACGGCTACGGTCACAGCTACAGTCACAGTCATAGTCACGGCCACGGGTACGGCCAGAGTCGAAACCGGTCAGAGCGAACCTGA